In a single window of the Alphaproteobacteria bacterium LSUCC0684 genome:
- a CDS encoding NAD(P)/FAD-dependent oxidoreductase yields MGICREARRLPRDPGPAAWNEILEPALSHPVLAGDITTDWLIIGAGFAGLSAARRLSQLRGGDKITVIEACRIGHGPAGRNSGFMIDLPHDLSSDHYTSSLDRDHWQIKLNRQAISFAREVAEDYDLPQEAADPCGRINGAVTAAGIAHNTDYAAHLERLGEPFETLDADAMYEITGSRFYAHGLYMPGCMLLQPALYIRGLATGLAASVDIFEQTPALRFERQQQEWCVTTKAGRITTPRIILAVNGHAESFGYFSRRLMHVFTYASMTEPLDGAQLKRLGGNPRWGITPADPMGSTVRRISGIGGDRIVIRNRWSFNPSMEVSDARVERYGRDQDKGFARRFPRLGDVKMAYRWGGRLCLSRNSAPAFGEIEEGIFSACCQNGLGTAKGTLAGIAAAELATRSNSPVVDDMLAAPMPQRLPPEPFATLGASLVIKWREWKGRAEI; encoded by the coding sequence ATGGGCATCTGCCGTGAGGCCCGTCGCCTGCCCCGTGATCCCGGGCCGGCGGCATGGAACGAGATACTCGAGCCTGCCCTGTCACATCCGGTGCTTGCCGGGGATATCACCACCGACTGGCTGATCATCGGGGCCGGGTTTGCCGGGCTTTCGGCGGCGCGGCGGCTGAGCCAGCTTCGTGGCGGCGACAAGATCACCGTCATTGAGGCTTGCCGAATCGGCCACGGACCGGCGGGGCGAAATTCAGGCTTCATGATTGACCTGCCCCATGATCTTTCCTCGGATCACTACACATCCAGCCTTGACCGGGATCACTGGCAGATCAAGCTCAACCGGCAGGCCATCAGCTTTGCGCGTGAGGTGGCCGAAGATTATGACCTGCCACAGGAGGCGGCTGATCCCTGCGGCCGGATCAACGGGGCGGTGACCGCGGCGGGCATTGCCCATAACACCGACTACGCCGCGCATCTTGAAAGACTGGGCGAGCCGTTTGAGACGCTGGATGCGGATGCGATGTACGAGATTACCGGCAGCCGTTTCTATGCCCATGGTCTCTATATGCCCGGCTGCATGCTGCTTCAGCCGGCGCTTTATATTCGCGGGCTGGCGACGGGTCTTGCCGCATCGGTGGATATTTTTGAGCAAACCCCGGCGCTGCGATTCGAACGCCAGCAGCAGGAATGGTGCGTCACCACCAAGGCCGGCCGTATCACCACCCCACGGATCATCCTTGCGGTGAATGGCCATGCGGAAAGTTTCGGCTATTTCAGCCGCCGTCTGATGCATGTCTTCACCTATGCATCGATGACCGAGCCCCTTGACGGTGCGCAGCTGAAGCGACTGGGCGGCAACCCCCGCTGGGGGATAACGCCGGCCGATCCCATGGGGAGCACGGTGCGGCGGATCAGCGGTATCGGTGGCGACCGCATCGTGATCCGCAACCGCTGGTCATTCAACCCATCAATGGAAGTGTCCGACGCGCGGGTTGAGCGATATGGCCGCGATCAGGACAAGGGCTTTGCCCGGCGCTTTCCCCGGCTCGGTGACGTGAAAATGGCCTATAGATGGGGGGGACGATTGTGCCTGAGCCGGAATTCCGCCCCCGCGTTCGGGGAGATCGAGGAAGGGATCTTTTCCGCCTGTTGCCAGAATGGGCTGGGCACGGCGAAAGGCACGCTGGCCGGGATTGCCGCCGCTGAACTTGCAACACGTTCCAACTCGCCGGTGGTCGACGACATGCTTGCCGCGCCGATGCCGCAACGTCTGCCGCCGGAACCCTTTGCAACCTTGGGCGCAAGCCTGGTGATCAAATGGCGGGAATGGAAAGGCCGGGCCGAAATATGA
- a CDS encoding MOSC domain-containing protein: MVSVKGIAVAPRILAPMEGRDHVAVTIEKGLDGDARGGKSRRQVSILFEDDWNDAVASTDGEPMPWMERRANLLVRGMRSPREVGGVFSIGDVRLEVMEETEPCDLMESKRAGLRQALMPDWRGGVCCRVLNGGEIRLGDAVTYTDA, translated from the coding sequence ATGGTTTCAGTCAAAGGTATTGCCGTAGCACCGCGCATCCTTGCCCCCATGGAAGGACGTGATCATGTCGCCGTCACCATTGAAAAAGGTCTCGATGGCGATGCCCGGGGCGGCAAGAGCCGCCGGCAGGTTTCCATTCTTTTTGAAGATGACTGGAACGATGCGGTTGCATCAACCGACGGCGAGCCGATGCCATGGATGGAGCGCCGCGCCAATCTCCTTGTCCGGGGGATGCGGTCACCCCGGGAAGTCGGCGGTGTTTTCAGCATTGGCGATGTCCGGCTTGAAGTCATGGAAGAAACCGAGCCATGCGATCTGATGGAAAGCAAGCGTGCTGGGTTGCGGCAGGCCCTGATGCCAGACTGGCGGGGCGGTGTCTGCTGCCGTGTATTAAACGGCGGTGAAATCCGTCTTGGTGATGCGGTAACTTACACCGACGCCTGA
- a CDS encoding Fur family transcriptional regulator — protein sequence MRVIDKCLEAGVRMTNQRRIIIELIDEADDHPDVETIYRRAIAVDKTISLATIYRTVGVLEQAGVIEKLEVGDGKARYELAGEHHEHLVDVDSGEIHEFQHEELEALKEQIARDMGFELVGHRLELFGRKIK from the coding sequence ATGCGGGTCATCGATAAATGTCTTGAAGCTGGCGTTCGAATGACAAACCAGCGCCGGATCATCATCGAGCTGATCGATGAAGCCGATGATCATCCGGATGTCGAGACAATCTACCGGCGTGCCATCGCGGTCGACAAGACCATTTCCCTTGCCACCATCTACCGGACGGTCGGCGTGCTGGAACAGGCCGGGGTGATCGAGAAGCTCGAGGTCGGGGATGGCAAGGCACGGTATGAACTTGCAGGCGAGCATCACGAGCATCTTGTCGATGTCGACAGCGGCGAAATTCACGAATTCCAGCACGAGGAACTCGAAGCGCTCAAAGAACAGATTGCCCGGGATATGGGGTTTGAACTGGTCGGCCACCGTCTTGAACTGTTCGGGCGAAAAATCAAATAA
- a CDS encoding ABC transporter permease, which yields MAVTMTVKRRSETGRAGVLLVARLAMWGCCLALLAPVAALVHTAMGDGQGLMAHLMETVLFRYFANTMLLMLGVGAGAFIFGVSTAWMVSRYAFPGRRLLDWMLVLPAAVPAYIIAYTYTDFLEYAGPVQTLLRDWTGWQTSREYWFPEIRSMGGAMLVMASVLYPYVYITARTAFRITSSRLYEAAILSGQNIFFKVALPLSRPAIVAGLALVLMEVISDFGTVDYFAVETLTLGIFNVWLGMNSITTSAQIALMAFVLIIVVLGVELYAQSRNGGEANIRGQTGVPVREAHGVLRVLLPLGCFIPVLLGFVVPVGVLLGFVIEDISLIKAPDLGNILFNTVLVALSSSVIIMAMAGFVAIMAIWRSGKAGRLIAGLAAMGYAFPGTILAIGVLAAAGVLDQAITRITGSAGGILIGSVAMLIFAYIVRFQAVGYGTIRSGIRRLPPNVMPASQVMGHGFGSSVSQVALPLLRPSFLAGLLIAFVDIMKELPMTLLLRPFNFETLATMTYQYAKEEMLEVAALPALIIVLAGLIPVSIVNRSLDRWPRLRRAGTSG from the coding sequence ATGGCCGTAACCATGACAGTAAAGAGGCGCTCCGAAACCGGCAGGGCGGGGGTATTGCTCGTCGCCCGTCTTGCGATGTGGGGCTGCTGCCTTGCGTTGCTTGCGCCGGTTGCGGCGCTTGTGCATACCGCCATGGGCGATGGCCAGGGCCTGATGGCCCATCTCATGGAAACCGTTCTCTTCCGGTATTTTGCGAATACGATGCTGCTGATGCTCGGGGTCGGGGCGGGGGCGTTTATCTTCGGCGTGTCGACGGCGTGGATGGTCAGCCGTTATGCTTTCCCCGGACGTCGGCTGCTGGACTGGATGCTGGTCCTGCCCGCGGCGGTGCCAGCATATATCATTGCCTATACCTATACCGATTTTCTCGAATATGCCGGCCCGGTCCAGACCTTGCTCAGGGACTGGACGGGCTGGCAGACCTCCCGGGAGTACTGGTTTCCGGAAATACGATCCATGGGCGGCGCCATGCTTGTGATGGCCTCGGTTCTTTATCCTTATGTCTATATCACCGCCAGAACAGCTTTCCGCATCACGTCAAGCCGGCTCTATGAAGCGGCGATACTTTCGGGGCAGAACATCTTTTTCAAGGTTGCCCTGCCGCTGAGCCGGCCGGCGATTGTTGCCGGGCTGGCGCTCGTCCTGATGGAAGTGATTTCGGATTTCGGCACGGTGGATTATTTTGCCGTTGAAACCCTCACGCTTGGCATTTTCAACGTATGGCTCGGGATGAACAGCATCACCACATCGGCGCAGATTGCCCTGATGGCTTTTGTCCTCATCATCGTGGTGCTCGGGGTCGAACTCTATGCCCAGTCGCGCAATGGCGGCGAGGCAAATATCAGGGGGCAGACCGGTGTGCCGGTCCGCGAGGCCCATGGTGTCTTGCGGGTATTGTTGCCGTTGGGGTGTTTTATTCCGGTGCTGCTCGGCTTTGTGGTGCCGGTGGGAGTGCTGCTCGGTTTCGTGATTGAAGACATCTCGCTCATAAAGGCGCCTGATCTTGGAAATATTCTTTTCAATACGGTTCTCGTGGCTCTGTCGAGCAGCGTGATAATCATGGCGATGGCCGGGTTCGTTGCCATCATGGCGATCTGGCGAAGCGGAAAGGCAGGTCGCCTTATCGCCGGGCTCGCGGCAATGGGATATGCTTTCCCCGGCACTATTCTTGCGATTGGCGTATTGGCGGCGGCAGGGGTGCTCGATCAGGCCATCACCCGCATCACCGGTAGCGCGGGCGGTATCCTGATCGGAAGTGTCGCGATGCTGATCTTTGCCTATATCGTCCGGTTTCAGGCGGTGGGGTATGGCACGATCCGTTCGGGAATCCGGCGTCTGCCGCCAAATGTCATGCCTGCAAGCCAGGTGATGGGCCATGGTTTTGGCAGCAGCGTCAGCCAGGTGGCTCTGCCCTTGCTGCGGCCATCCTTTCTTGCCGGGTTGCTGATAGCCTTTGTCGATATCATGAAAGAGCTGCCGATGACGCTTCTGCTTCGGCCCTTCAATTTCGAGACGCTGGCCACCATGACGTATCAATATGCCAAGGAAGAAATGCTTGAAGTGGCGGCCCTGCCCGCCCTGATCATTGTTCTGGCCGGATTGATTCCGGTGAGCATCGTCAACCGTTCTCTTGACCGTTGGCCGCGGTTGAGGAGGGCTGGCACCAGTGGTTGA
- a CDS encoding class I SAM-dependent methyltransferase, translating into MVEAAPCRLCGANGEGFAVVDQRRYFRCPSCALVFLAAEQLPSSQAEKDHYDTHENDINDPRYRTFLSRLAAPLIPRLRQGAGGLDFGSGPGPALAAMLREAGFTMEIYDPFYADNPDVFHRQYDFITMTEVAEHLHHPGEDFARLDRMLKPGGWLAVMTQILDDETAFAGWHYRRDPTHVAFFQRQTFDFLSQYFGYRIDWLHASVVLMQKAGKNHRSSTPTQV; encoded by the coding sequence GTGGTTGAGGCCGCGCCCTGCCGGTTATGCGGTGCTAATGGTGAAGGTTTTGCCGTGGTCGATCAGCGGCGATATTTCCGGTGTCCATCCTGCGCTCTTGTCTTTCTTGCGGCGGAGCAGCTGCCGTCCTCCCAGGCTGAAAAAGATCATTACGACACCCATGAGAATGATATCAATGACCCCAGGTATCGGACATTTCTCAGCCGCCTCGCGGCCCCGCTGATCCCGAGGCTGCGCCAAGGGGCGGGCGGACTTGATTTTGGCTCCGGTCCCGGGCCTGCGCTGGCGGCCATGCTGCGTGAAGCGGGCTTTACCATGGAAATCTACGATCCATTCTACGCCGATAATCCCGATGTCTTTCACCGGCAATATGACTTCATCACCATGACGGAAGTGGCCGAACACCTGCATCATCCCGGGGAAGATTTTGCCCGCCTTGACCGGATGCTGAAACCAGGCGGGTGGCTGGCGGTCATGACCCAGATTCTTGATGATGAAACGGCATTTGCCGGTTGGCACTATCGCCGCGACCCGACCCATGTGGCGTTTTTCCAGCGGCAGACATTTGACTTTCTAAGTCAATATTTCGGTTACAGGATCGACTGGCTCCATGCATCTGTTGTCCTGATGCAGAAAGCCGGAAAAAATCACCGTTCCTCTACCCCAACGCAGGTTTAG
- a CDS encoding substrate-binding domain-containing protein, whose amino-acid sequence MNILKTKYFRAGLMLGVVMALGLPFTYPVFGRDFLLLQSATTTQNSGLYDVILPEFTADTGIPVRVVAVGTGQALRNARNCDADVLLVHDYVAEEIFIKNGYGAWRRKVMFNDFVLIGPEDDPAGVADAATIADAFDRIIKKKAKFVSRGDDSGTHKAERRIWADLGKDPEIHSGDWYLEIGNGMGTAINFALETQSYILSDRATWTALRNKSGGRILFAGDPVLHNQYSVIPISVAHCPEIEQDKAEAFAAWILSPRGQMAIASYQRDGVPLFIPNAAP is encoded by the coding sequence ATGAATATATTGAAGACAAAATATTTCCGGGCCGGATTGATGTTGGGGGTGGTGATGGCCCTGGGGCTGCCCTTCACCTATCCTGTCTTCGGGCGTGACTTTCTTCTTCTTCAATCCGCGACCACAACCCAGAATTCCGGGCTTTATGATGTGATCCTGCCCGAATTCACGGCCGATACGGGCATTCCTGTCCGGGTGGTGGCGGTTGGCACCGGCCAGGCGCTGCGCAATGCCCGCAACTGTGATGCCGATGTGTTGCTGGTCCATGATTATGTGGCCGAAGAGATCTTCATCAAAAACGGCTATGGTGCCTGGCGCCGCAAGGTGATGTTCAACGATTTCGTGCTGATCGGCCCGGAAGATGACCCGGCCGGTGTTGCCGATGCCGCTACCATTGCCGATGCTTTTGATCGCATCATTAAAAAAAAGGCGAAATTTGTCTCTCGTGGAGATGACAGCGGCACCCATAAGGCGGAACGCCGGATCTGGGCGGATCTGGGCAAGGATCCGGAGATTCATTCCGGTGACTGGTATCTTGAGATCGGCAACGGGATGGGAACGGCGATCAATTTCGCCCTTGAAACACAAAGCTATATCCTTTCTGACCGGGCGACATGGACGGCGCTGCGGAACAAGTCCGGCGGCCGCATTCTCTTTGCTGGTGATCCGGTTCTGCACAATCAGTACAGCGTTATTCCCATCAGCGTGGCGCATTGCCCGGAAATAGAGCAAGACAAGGCCGAGGCATTTGCAGCATGGATTCTTTCCCCCCGAGGGCAGATGGCGATCGCATCCTATCAGCGGGATGGGGTGCCCTTGTTCATCCCGAACGCCGCACCATGA
- the clpB gene encoding ATP-dependent chaperone ClpB produces the protein MNMDNLTALMRNAIGEAQMMALRADHQQLTPDHLLLALLENESTIAAMLIDRAGGDSMALKQEIETVLEGLPAVTGSGAGQLSMDPDLAKILAKAEKLSRDHGDGFVAADQVVLAMAQSSAPVAKRMRSAGIDPARLKAALDQQRGGRRVETDSGEDLFEALGKYATNLTDAARRGKLDPVIGREAEVRRTIQILSRRTKNNPVLIGQPGVGKTAIAEGLAQRIVNRDVPTALLDKTLLVLDMGALVAGAKYRGEFEERLKAVLKEVQSRDGEIILFIDEMHQLVGAGKTDGAMDASNLLKPALARGELHCIGATTLDEYRRYIEKDSALARRFQPVFIDEPTVEDTIHVLRGLKEKYELHHGIRITDDAIVAAAQLSDRYISERFLPDKAIDVMDEAASLLRMASDSKPEALDKVDRQIIQLKIEQAALRKENASRTAKRLEVIKEELRSLEDQSLEMTEQWEKVTSQRNEVSQLQQAIEDTRHQLNVAQREGQLEKAAQLAYATLPGLEQQLAAAKEAIAATTLFDEDVRADHIAQVISSWTGIPMDKMLEGEQQKLLHMEDTLARSVVGQPDAIAAVANAIRRSRAGIADPDQPTGSFLMLGPTGVGKTELAKALARFLFDDPQAILRMDMSEYMEKHAVSRLIGAPPGYVGYEDGGSLTEAVRRRPYQVILFDEIEKAHPDIFNVLLQVLDEGHLTDGQGRRVDFRNTLILLTSNIGAEHLLALPDNAPSEQARDAVMAELHQVFRPEFLNRLDAMILFNRLGRDDMARIVDIQLDALALRLADRGITITVSDEARVWLGDLGYDPQFGARPLKRVLQSTLHDRLAESLLKGQFGDGDQIAISLDAAADRLDFSAAGDLRESA, from the coding sequence ATGAATATGGACAATCTTACAGCGCTGATGCGCAATGCAATTGGTGAAGCCCAGATGATGGCGCTTCGGGCAGATCACCAGCAACTGACCCCGGATCATCTGCTTCTGGCCCTTCTTGAAAATGAAAGCACGATTGCCGCGATGCTGATTGACCGCGCCGGCGGCGACAGCATGGCGCTAAAACAAGAGATTGAAACCGTGCTGGAAGGTCTGCCGGCGGTCACCGGTTCAGGTGCCGGTCAGCTCAGCATGGATCCGGATCTTGCAAAGATTCTGGCCAAAGCAGAAAAACTTTCCCGGGATCATGGCGACGGGTTTGTGGCCGCCGATCAGGTCGTGCTGGCCATGGCCCAGTCTTCGGCCCCGGTTGCGAAACGGATGCGCTCGGCTGGCATTGATCCGGCCAGACTCAAGGCGGCACTGGATCAGCAGCGTGGCGGTCGCCGCGTTGAAACCGACAGTGGCGAGGATCTTTTCGAAGCGCTTGGGAAATATGCAACCAACCTGACCGATGCCGCCCGCCGGGGCAAGCTTGATCCGGTGATCGGCCGTGAGGCGGAAGTCCGCCGGACAATCCAGATCCTGTCGCGCCGGACCAAGAACAACCCTGTCCTGATCGGCCAGCCCGGCGTCGGGAAGACTGCCATTGCCGAAGGTCTGGCCCAGCGTATTGTCAACCGTGATGTGCCGACGGCGCTGCTTGATAAAACCCTTCTGGTGCTCGATATGGGGGCACTGGTCGCCGGGGCAAAATATCGTGGTGAATTCGAAGAACGGCTCAAGGCCGTGCTCAAGGAAGTTCAGTCCCGTGATGGTGAAATCATTCTTTTCATTGATGAGATGCATCAGCTCGTCGGTGCCGGCAAGACCGATGGTGCCATGGATGCGTCAAACCTGCTCAAGCCCGCGCTGGCCCGTGGGGAGCTGCACTGCATCGGGGCGACAACCCTTGATGAATATAGGCGCTATATCGAAAAGGATTCGGCGCTGGCCCGGCGGTTTCAGCCTGTCTTCATCGATGAGCCAACGGTGGAGGACACCATCCATGTTCTGCGGGGGCTGAAGGAGAAATATGAATTGCATCACGGCATTCGTATCACCGATGATGCTATTGTGGCCGCAGCCCAGCTTTCGGACCGTTATATCAGTGAGCGGTTTCTTCCCGACAAGGCCATCGACGTGATGGATGAGGCGGCAAGCCTGCTCAGGATGGCATCGGACAGCAAGCCCGAAGCCCTCGACAAGGTTGATCGCCAGATCATCCAGCTCAAGATTGAACAGGCGGCCCTCAGGAAGGAAAACGCGAGCCGTACGGCCAAGAGACTCGAGGTGATCAAGGAAGAGCTCAGATCACTTGAAGACCAGTCACTTGAGATGACTGAACAATGGGAAAAGGTTACTTCCCAGCGAAACGAGGTCAGCCAGCTTCAGCAGGCCATCGAAGACACGCGGCACCAGCTCAACGTGGCCCAGCGTGAAGGTCAGCTTGAAAAGGCTGCCCAGCTTGCCTATGCCACCCTTCCGGGGCTGGAACAACAGCTCGCGGCCGCCAAGGAGGCCATCGCCGCGACCACGCTTTTTGATGAAGACGTGCGGGCAGATCACATCGCGCAGGTCATCAGCAGCTGGACAGGTATTCCCATGGACAAGATGCTGGAAGGCGAACAGCAGAAACTGCTTCATATGGAAGACACGCTGGCAAGATCCGTGGTCGGTCAGCCCGATGCAATAGCAGCGGTTGCCAACGCCATCCGCAGGTCGCGTGCCGGCATTGCTGATCCGGATCAGCCGACGGGCAGTTTCCTGATGCTGGGCCCCACCGGGGTGGGCAAGACGGAACTTGCCAAGGCACTGGCGCGCTTTCTCTTTGATGACCCGCAGGCGATCCTGAGGATGGATATGTCGGAATATATGGAAAAGCACGCGGTCTCACGTCTCATCGGTGCCCCGCCCGGTTATGTCGGCTACGAAGACGGCGGGAGCCTGACGGAAGCGGTACGGCGTCGCCCCTATCAGGTGATTCTTTTCGATGAGATTGAAAAGGCACATCCCGATATCTTCAATGTGCTCCTGCAGGTGCTGGATGAAGGTCACCTGACCGATGGCCAGGGACGACGGGTTGATTTCAGGAATACCCTCATTCTCCTGACATCGAATATCGGTGCTGAGCATCTTCTGGCCCTGCCGGATAATGCGCCGAGCGAACAGGCAAGAGATGCGGTGATGGCAGAACTTCATCAGGTGTTCCGCCCTGAATTTCTCAACCGTCTTGATGCCATGATCCTGTTCAATCGTCTTGGCCGTGATGATATGGCCCGGATTGTCGATATCCAGCTTGATGCCCTGGCGCTGAGGCTGGCAGATCGCGGGATCACGATTACCGTCAGCGATGAAGCAAGGGTCTGGCTCGGTGATCTTGGCTATGATCCACAATTCGGGGCAAGGCCGCTCAAAAGGGTCCTGCAATCGACGTTGCATGACCGGCTGGCCGAATCTCTGCTCAAGGGGCAATTTGGCGATGGCGACCAGATTGCCATCAGCCTTGATGCCGCGGCCGATCGGCTGGATTTTTCGGCCGCAGGGGATTTGCGGGAGAGCGCCTGA
- a CDS encoding TerB family tellurite resistance protein: MIDLMKKLVAGAPQPEDSHEEKLRLAATALLFRALYVDGDARPEEEDQIRKIVTEEFGLANEAVDTLLVEARETARNASDLYGWTKIVNAEYSHDEKIYLMEKLWQVILADGRIDHHEHALMRRLAGLIYVSDSDSATARLRAASGG; this comes from the coding sequence ATGATTGATCTGATGAAAAAACTTGTCGCCGGTGCCCCTCAACCCGAAGACAGCCATGAAGAAAAACTGCGGCTGGCGGCAACGGCGCTGCTGTTCCGCGCTCTTTATGTGGATGGGGATGCCAGACCCGAAGAGGAAGACCAGATCCGAAAGATTGTCACCGAAGAATTCGGGCTTGCCAACGAGGCGGTCGACACGCTGCTTGTCGAGGCGCGGGAAACTGCCCGCAACGCCAGCGATCTTTACGGCTGGACCAAGATCGTCAACGCGGAATACAGCCATGATGAGAAAATCTATCTGATGGAAAAACTCTGGCAGGTGATCCTTGCCGATGGCCGGATTGACCATCACGAACATGCCCTGATGCGGCGGCTTGCGGGGTTGATCTATGTATCCGACAGCGATTCCGCGACTGCACGACTAAGGGCCGCATCCGGAGGGTGA
- a CDS encoding carboxymuconolactone decarboxylase family protein, giving the protein MDNKFEIGLEKRKATLGAEYVENTLEKADDFTRPFQEAMTAWCWGFGWGDEAIDAKTRSMMNLAMIGALGKMHEWELHCRGAIKNGVTVEEIRAIIHVIGIYCGVPQSLECFRAARKVLEEQGLI; this is encoded by the coding sequence ATGGATAACAAATTTGAAATCGGTCTTGAAAAGCGCAAAGCCACGCTGGGTGCCGAATATGTCGAAAACACCCTGGAGAAGGCGGACGACTTCACGCGCCCGTTTCAGGAAGCCATGACCGCCTGGTGCTGGGGCTTCGGCTGGGGCGATGAAGCCATCGATGCCAAGACAAGATCGATGATGAATCTCGCCATGATCGGCGCGCTCGGCAAGATGCATGAATGGGAGCTGCATTGCCGCGGCGCGATCAAAAATGGTGTCACCGTTGAGGAGATTCGCGCCATCATCCATGTTATCGGCATTTACTGCGGGGTGCCGCAATCGCTTGAATGTTTCCGTGCCGCCCGCAAGGTGCTGGAAGAGCAGGGCCTCATCTAG
- a CDS encoding aldehyde dehydrogenase family protein: MSLKQFYIDGKWVDPASPETLDVINPATEEVAATISIGSAADVDRAVAAAKRVFPSFASTSTSERLELLTTIREIYKRRFDDIADAIRTEMGAPINLARGAQAMVGLGHLKTAIRVLEEHVFEYEHGNFLIRHEPIGVCGLITPWNWPINQIVSKLAPCLAAGCTAVLKPSEIAPLSAMVIAEIIDEAGAPAGVFNLVNGYGPVVGEAMSSHPDIDMMSFTGSTRGGVAVAKASADSVKRVSQELGGKSANIILDDASFASSVARGVDGCMNNTGQSCNAPTRMLVPSHRHDEALAIAKDVSENLKTGNPEAEDTDIGPLVSDVQFNKVQHLIETGIKEGATLVTGGPGKPEGLNSGYFVKNTVFGHVTNDMTIAREEIFGPVLSVISYDSVDDAVAIANDSDYGLAAYISGDDKETVLNIARRLRAGQIHVNGGSGGTDAPFGGYKQSGNGREKAEWGLEEFLEVKAILGV, encoded by the coding sequence ATGTCGCTGAAACAGTTCTATATTGACGGAAAATGGGTGGATCCGGCATCCCCGGAAACCCTGGATGTGATCAACCCTGCCACCGAAGAGGTGGCGGCCACCATCAGCATCGGATCGGCGGCGGATGTTGACCGTGCCGTGGCGGCGGCAAAGCGGGTGTTTCCGAGTTTTGCCAGCACCAGCACTAGCGAAAGGCTTGAGTTGCTGACCACCATCCGCGAGATCTACAAGAGGCGTTTTGATGATATTGCCGATGCCATCCGCACCGAGATGGGCGCCCCGATCAATCTGGCCCGCGGGGCGCAGGCGATGGTCGGACTTGGTCATCTCAAGACGGCGATCCGTGTTCTGGAGGAACATGTCTTTGAATATGAGCATGGCAATTTCCTGATCCGGCATGAGCCGATCGGTGTCTGCGGGCTGATCACGCCCTGGAACTGGCCGATCAACCAGATTGTCTCCAAACTTGCCCCCTGTCTTGCAGCAGGATGCACGGCGGTGCTGAAACCGTCGGAGATTGCGCCGCTTTCCGCGATGGTGATCGCGGAGATCATTGACGAAGCCGGTGCCCCTGCCGGGGTATTCAACCTTGTCAACGGGTATGGCCCGGTGGTGGGTGAAGCCATGTCGTCGCATCCGGATATCGACATGATGTCCTTCACCGGCTCCACCCGGGGCGGCGTGGCCGTGGCCAAGGCCTCGGCGGATAGCGTCAAGCGGGTCAGCCAGGAACTCGGCGGCAAATCGGCCAATATCATCCTTGATGACGCAAGCTTTGCTTCATCTGTTGCCAGAGGCGTGGATGGCTGCATGAACAATACCGGCCAGTCCTGCAACGCGCCAACCCGGATGCTGGTGCCAAGTCATCGCCATGATGAAGCGCTGGCGATCGCAAAAGACGTCAGTGAAAACCTGAAAACCGGCAACCCCGAAGCCGAAGACACGGATATCGGCCCGCTGGTCAGTGATGTGCAGTTCAACAAGGTTCAGCATCTGATCGAAACCGGCATAAAGGAAGGTGCAACCCTGGTAACCGGTGGCCCCGGCAAACCGGAAGGGTTGAACAGCGGCTATTTTGTCAAGAACACCGTCTTCGGCCATGTCACGAACGACATGACCATCGCGAGGGAAGAAATTTTCGGCCCGGTCCTGTCGGTGATCTCCTATGACAGCGTCGATGATGCGGTCGCGATTGCCAATGACAGCGACTATGGTCTTGCCGCCTATATTTCGGGGGATGACAAGGAGACAGTGCTCAATATCGCGCGTCGTCTCCGGGCTGGACAGATCCATGTCAATGGCGGGTCCGGCGGCACGGATGCGCCTTTCGGCGGCTATAAGCAATCCGGAAATGGCCGCGAGAAAGCCGAATGGGGGCTTGAGGAATTCCTGGAGGTGAAAGCTATCCTCGGGGTCTGA